CGGTTTGCATAGAGGCGATGATACAGGCATCGACAAACGATAGGGATCTGTGCTGTCTAAACAAGGCTTTTCCCGATGCGAGAGCGGCTGTAGTGAGCGTGTCGATGTGGAAGTGTGCGTTTTCCTCGATGCGATCAAGGAGATCGACAGCTGCAGTGTGACCGGCATGCGTTGTGAGTCCGTTGAGTGTTTCCGCGAGCACGTAATCGAGGATGACTGCCTCCGGAAGAGATCCATCGTCAATGCCCTGAAGGATTGGGAGTGCATCATCATGCAAACTATCTCGACGGTATGCTGCCGCAAAGAGAACCGTTGTATCGACGAGTGCACGGGGCATTTACTCGGGGTCGACACCCCAAGAATCGTGATCGGCTCTCACATTGGTCGTCTTCGTCCCGTCGTATCCCTCAAACTCG
This DNA window, taken from Halalkalicoccus subterraneus, encodes the following:
- a CDS encoding PIN domain-containing protein encodes the protein MPRALVDTTVLFAAAYRRDSLHDDALPILQGIDDGSLPEAVILDYVLAETLNGLTTHAGHTAAVDLLDRIEENAHFHIDTLTTAALASGKALFRQHRSLSFVDACIIASMQTEGLGYLYAFDDDFDIADDVYRLDTATNPYNPT